Proteins from a genomic interval of Coccinella septempunctata chromosome 2, icCocSept1.1, whole genome shotgun sequence:
- the LOC123307250 gene encoding 40S ribosomal protein S20, with amino-acid sequence MATKEMNPEKPGQETAQVHHIRITLTSRNVSSLEKVCRDLIDVSKKKKLKVKGPVRMPTKTLRITTRKTPCGEGSKTWDRFQMRIHKRVIDLHSPSEIVKEITSINIEPGVEVEVTIADA; translated from the exons ATG GCTACTAAAGAAATGAATCCTGAAAAACCTGGTCAGGAAACTGCCCAAGTTCACCACATTAGGATTACCCTTACCTCAAGGAACGTCAGCTCTTTAGAGAAAGTCTGCAGAGATTTGATTGATGTATCAAAAAAGAAGAAGTTGAAGGTTAAGGGACCAGTACGTATGCCAACCAAAACTTTACGTATCACCACTCGTAAAACACCTTGTGGAGAGGGTTCCAAAACTTGGGATAGATTCCAGATGAGGATTCACAAGAGGGTCATCGACTTGCACTCTCCCTCTGAAATCGTCAAGGAAATTACCTCAATCAACATTGAACCTGGTGTAGAGGTAGAAGTTACTATTGCTGATGCCTAA
- the LOC123306408 gene encoding proteasome subunit beta type-6 has protein sequence MDSDWINAPHSTGTSIMAAEFEGGVVIGADTRTTTGTYIANRVTDKLTKITDRIYCCRSGSAADTQAIADIVSYHLGFHGMELGEEPLVETSASVFQELCYNYRDSLMAGILVAGWDKRKGGQIYSIPIGGMCVRQKVSIGGSGSSFVYGYVDANYKPGMTKEACVDFVIKTLALAMSRDGSSGGCVRIGVITKDGIERKVVLGTELPKFYED, from the exons ATGGACTCTGATTGGATTAATGCCCCTCATAGTACAGGA aCCTCTATCATGGCTGCAGAATTTGAAGGGGGTGTAGTGATTGGAGCTGATACAAGAACTACAACAGG AACATACATTGCCAACCGAGTAACTGacaaattaacaaaaattactgatCGCATATATTGCTGTCGTTCTGGTTCTGCTGCTGATACCCAAGCTATTGCTGATATTGTGTCTTATCATTTAGGATTCCATGG GATGGAGTTAGGGGAAGAACCTCTAGTTGAAACTAGTGCTTCTGTATTTCAAGAACTTTGCTACAATTATCGTGATTCTCTAATGGCTGGTATCTTAGTTGCTGGATGGGATAAGCGAAAAGGGGGTCAAATTTATTCCATTCCTATTGGTGGTATGTGTGTTAGACAAAAGGTCTCTATTGGTGGTTCTGGTTCTAGTTTTGTCTATGGTTATGTTGATGCAAATTACAAACCTGGAATGACCAAGGAAGCTTGTGTTGATTTTGTAATCAAAA CTTTAGCACTCGCCATGTCAAGAGATGGTTCTTCAGGTGGTTGTGTTCGTATTGGTGTAATAACTAAGGATGGTATTGAACGTAAAGTAGTTTTGGGCACAGAATTACCCAAATTTTATGAagattaa